A DNA window from Porphyromonas gingivalis ATCC 33277 contains the following coding sequences:
- a CDS encoding HesA/MoeB/ThiF family protein, whose translation MKPNFSERYARQTALPEVGADGQQRLDSSHVLVIGAGGLGCPVLQYLCAAGVGHISVVDDDRVDISNLQRQVLFSEADLGQPKAIAAVARLQAMNSDCRPEAFTERFTELNAEMLAGECNLIIDASDNAETRYLIDRASLALGIPWIYGSIAGWRGQFTVFGYGHPVPYSDLFPSGEAAPEEVPLAVIGALSGAVGSMMAAEAIKILLGRPAEETLSGRLLLMDLLHGESRTIRY comes from the coding sequence ATGAAACCAAACTTTTCCGAACGTTATGCTCGCCAAACGGCTCTTCCCGAAGTGGGAGCCGACGGGCAGCAGCGATTAGATAGTTCGCATGTCCTTGTCATAGGGGCCGGAGGCCTTGGTTGCCCTGTCCTGCAATATCTCTGTGCTGCAGGCGTGGGACATATCAGCGTTGTCGATGATGATCGCGTCGACATCAGCAATCTCCAACGTCAAGTGCTCTTTTCCGAAGCCGATTTGGGACAGCCCAAAGCCATTGCGGCAGTAGCTCGTTTGCAGGCGATGAATAGCGATTGCCGTCCGGAAGCTTTCACCGAAAGATTTACGGAGCTGAATGCCGAGATGTTGGCCGGCGAGTGCAACCTTATTATCGATGCTTCGGACAATGCTGAGACGCGCTATTTGATAGATCGTGCTTCTCTTGCTCTCGGAATTCCTTGGATATATGGCAGTATTGCCGGATGGCGCGGGCAATTCACTGTCTTCGGTTATGGCCATCCGGTGCCTTATTCGGATCTTTTTCCCTCCGGCGAAGCAGCTCCCGAGGAAGTGCCCCTTGCCGTTATCGGAGCCTTGTCCGGTGCCGTTGGATCTATGATGGCAGCCGAAGCCATCAAAATCCTCTTGGGAAGACCCGCCGAAGAAACTCTCAGTGGCCGTCTCCTCCTCATGGATCTGTTGCATGGCGAGTCGCGTACCATCCGCTATTAG
- the pepT gene encoding peptidase T: MKLKERFLRYVGFDTQSDESSTTFPSTDKQLVLLRHLSEEMKELGLCEVEMDEHGYVMGSIPASPGCEHAPVIGFIAHVDTAPDMSGKDVKPQIIENYNGGDIRLNEELTMRVADFPELAFFKGHTLITTDGTTLLGADDKAGVAEIMTAAEYLLAHPEIKHGKIRLGFTPDEEIGRGVDHFDVERFGAKFAYTMDGSMEGELEYENFNAASAKLIVNGRNIHPGYAKGKMVNSLQVVCDLHALLPEAMRPEATAGYEGFFHLIGINGSVEKASASYIIRDHDRKLFEEKKELIKAAVDYINRKYGSDIVSLELKDQYYNMREMVEPHPEIIEKAIAAMKFAGVTAKIQPIRGGTDGARLSYMGLPCPNIFAGGMNFHGKFEYCSLDSMRRAVDTICHLAALWAE, translated from the coding sequence ATGAAACTAAAAGAAAGATTTCTCCGATATGTAGGCTTCGATACGCAAAGCGACGAATCCTCCACCACTTTCCCCTCGACGGACAAACAATTAGTGCTGCTGCGTCATTTGTCCGAAGAGATGAAGGAGCTCGGCCTGTGCGAAGTCGAAATGGACGAGCACGGCTATGTCATGGGCAGCATCCCTGCCTCTCCCGGTTGTGAGCATGCGCCCGTAATCGGATTCATTGCGCATGTGGATACGGCCCCCGACATGAGCGGCAAGGACGTGAAGCCGCAAATCATCGAAAACTATAATGGCGGCGATATTCGTCTGAACGAGGAGCTGACTATGCGTGTGGCGGATTTCCCCGAGTTGGCGTTCTTCAAAGGGCATACGCTGATCACTACGGACGGTACCACCCTGCTCGGTGCCGACGACAAAGCCGGTGTGGCCGAAATAATGACGGCTGCGGAGTATCTGCTCGCACATCCCGAAATCAAGCATGGCAAGATTCGCCTTGGATTTACTCCCGACGAGGAGATCGGTCGGGGAGTGGATCACTTCGATGTCGAGCGGTTCGGTGCCAAGTTCGCTTACACGATGGACGGCAGTATGGAAGGAGAGTTGGAGTATGAGAACTTCAATGCGGCTTCGGCCAAACTGATCGTAAACGGACGCAATATCCACCCCGGCTATGCCAAGGGAAAGATGGTCAATTCGCTGCAGGTAGTGTGCGATCTGCATGCTCTTCTGCCCGAGGCTATGCGGCCGGAAGCTACTGCCGGCTACGAAGGATTTTTCCACCTTATCGGCATCAACGGTTCGGTAGAGAAAGCATCGGCATCTTATATCATCCGCGATCACGACCGCAAACTCTTTGAAGAGAAGAAAGAGCTGATCAAAGCTGCCGTAGACTACATCAACCGCAAGTACGGCTCGGATATCGTGTCGCTCGAACTCAAAGATCAGTATTACAATATGCGAGAGATGGTGGAGCCTCATCCCGAGATTATCGAAAAAGCCATCGCTGCCATGAAGTTTGCCGGCGTAACGGCCAAGATTCAGCCTATTCGTGGCGGTACGGACGGAGCCAGACTCTCTTATATGGGACTCCCGTGCCCGAATATATTTGCCGGTGGGATGAACTTCCACGGCAAGTTCGAATACTGTTCGCTCGACTCCATGCGGCGGGCTGTGGACACGATATGCCATTTGGCTGCTCTTTGGGCTGAATAG
- a CDS encoding OPT family oligopeptide transporter encodes MENKQTTSMLPENAYRELKPGEEYEPVMPAGSTPREITSYSVLLGLVMTIIFSAAAAYLGLKVGQVFEAAIPIAILAVGIGTITGRRNMLGQNVIIQSIGACSGVIVAGAIFTLPALYILGLEASFLQIFLSSFIGGCLGILLLIPFRKYFVKDMHGKYPFPEATATTEVLVTGENAGKQMKLLVASGLVGGLYDFIVGTFGWWTENVSTRLAGWGAVLAEKYKLVFKVNTGAAVLGLGYIIGLPYATIICAGSFLVWFVIVPLIGYFAPGMTQAVGDGVSLTIGLMSPEDIFAVYARPLGIGGIAMAGIIGILRSSGIIGRAVKLAGTELTGKRTSAIDEPRTQRDLSMKFITLGVIVALVVTMLFFQFNVLFNWGHTLVSLLIVFIITFLFTTVAANAIAIVGSNPVSGMTLMTLLLTSVVLVGVGVSGKPGMTAAMIIGGVVCTALSTAGGFITDLKIGYWLGTTPKNQEKWKFLGVLVASVTVAGVMMILNKTYGFTGDQALVAPQANAMAAVIKPLMEGGNTPWILYGVGAILALILTSIGVPALPFALGMFIPLQLNTPLLIGGLVSWFVSTRSKDASVNKFRKERGTLIASGFIAGGALMGVVSAILKYMEFDAFAQEWHAMAGAEWLAIGMYALIILYFIVDSIRGKKHEA; translated from the coding sequence ATGGAAAACAAACAGACAACGAGCATGCTGCCCGAAAATGCATATCGGGAGCTAAAGCCGGGCGAAGAGTACGAACCGGTGATGCCTGCCGGCAGTACGCCGCGCGAAATTACCTCCTATTCCGTCCTGCTGGGTTTGGTGATGACGATTATTTTCTCTGCTGCCGCAGCTTATCTGGGGCTGAAGGTCGGGCAGGTGTTCGAAGCCGCCATTCCCATTGCCATCCTGGCCGTGGGTATCGGCACCATTACGGGACGCCGGAATATGCTGGGGCAGAATGTGATCATCCAGTCCATCGGAGCCTGCTCGGGCGTCATCGTCGCCGGTGCCATCTTCACGCTTCCTGCCCTTTACATCCTGGGCCTTGAAGCCAGTTTCCTGCAGATATTCCTTTCTTCGTTCATCGGCGGTTGTCTCGGTATATTGCTATTGATTCCTTTCCGCAAATACTTTGTCAAGGATATGCATGGCAAGTATCCTTTCCCCGAAGCCACGGCAACGACGGAAGTACTGGTCACGGGAGAGAACGCAGGCAAGCAGATGAAGCTGCTGGTGGCCAGCGGACTCGTGGGCGGTCTGTACGACTTCATCGTGGGTACCTTCGGCTGGTGGACGGAGAACGTTTCCACCCGGCTGGCCGGCTGGGGAGCTGTGCTGGCCGAGAAGTACAAGCTGGTCTTTAAGGTCAATACCGGAGCGGCCGTCCTCGGCCTGGGCTATATCATCGGTCTGCCTTATGCCACGATCATCTGTGCCGGCTCGTTTCTCGTCTGGTTCGTTATCGTGCCCCTTATCGGCTACTTCGCCCCAGGTATGACTCAGGCCGTCGGCGACGGTGTATCGCTGACTATCGGCCTGATGAGCCCTGAAGATATTTTTGCCGTCTATGCGCGTCCGCTCGGCATCGGAGGTATCGCCATGGCAGGTATCATCGGGATCCTGCGCTCGTCCGGAATTATCGGCCGGGCCGTCAAGCTGGCCGGTACCGAATTGACCGGCAAGCGGACGAGTGCCATCGATGAGCCTCGCACACAGCGCGATCTCTCGATGAAGTTCATTACGCTGGGCGTCATCGTCGCTTTGGTGGTAACGATGCTTTTCTTCCAATTCAACGTGCTGTTCAACTGGGGACATACGCTGGTATCCCTGCTGATCGTATTCATTATTACCTTCCTTTTTACCACTGTGGCTGCTAATGCCATTGCCATCGTCGGCAGCAACCCCGTTTCGGGGATGACCCTGATGACTCTGCTGCTAACCTCCGTAGTTCTCGTCGGAGTAGGCGTAAGCGGCAAGCCGGGTATGACGGCTGCGATGATTATCGGCGGTGTGGTATGTACGGCCTTGTCCACGGCGGGCGGATTCATTACAGACCTGAAGATCGGCTACTGGCTCGGCACCACGCCGAAGAATCAGGAGAAGTGGAAGTTCCTCGGCGTTCTGGTAGCTTCTGTCACCGTAGCCGGTGTGATGATGATCCTGAACAAGACCTATGGCTTTACGGGCGATCAGGCTCTGGTGGCTCCGCAGGCCAATGCGATGGCAGCCGTGATCAAGCCGCTGATGGAAGGCGGTAATACGCCTTGGATTCTGTACGGCGTAGGAGCTATACTGGCTTTGATCCTGACGAGTATAGGCGTGCCCGCACTGCCTTTTGCACTGGGTATGTTTATCCCGTTGCAACTAAATACGCCTCTCCTCATCGGCGGACTCGTCAGCTGGTTCGTCAGCACCCGCTCGAAGGACGCTTCTGTCAATAAATTCCGCAAGGAACGCGGTACGCTCATCGCTTCTGGATTCATCGCCGGAGGAGCTTTGATGGGCGTAGTCAGTGCGATCCTCAAATACATGGAGTTCGATGCTTTTGCCCAAGAATGGCACGCCATGGCAGGCGCCGAATGGTTGGCCATCGGCATGTATGCACTCATCATTCTCTACTTCATCGTCGACAGCATCAGAGGCAAGAAACATGAAGCATAA
- a CDS encoding DUF6261 family protein, whose translation MVESIQITSFHNAELLNFMIDEVKDARTLSKNEIIPTLDELDKVLATFKKGIAMNKTSEYSEKITALDAVRSKAFRNFIGCIQGETHRPEEDHREAARRLFILLKPYNNLNRKSYRNKTELMYKLVEVLRSDKHASDVQTVNVSAWIDKMDNANKAFDQLFDLRDNTEGERLIINNREMRHRIRLHYNRLLEIIEALLVLHADRPLEGFVGRHNERVAKMKALFALRASIGTKSTREKRDVLRSLAIGLGWSLPAGQEDFEFFAGTRILHPTEHRWYCLGKKDNIITLVLYKGKKKQSSSSSSNSSVDLPDLPAPPPSQPDNGSSGGGGEQGGGGSGGL comes from the coding sequence ATGGTCGAATCCATACAAATTACTTCTTTTCACAATGCTGAGCTTCTGAATTTTATGATCGATGAGGTCAAAGATGCTCGCACTCTCAGTAAAAATGAGATTATTCCTACTTTGGATGAGCTGGACAAGGTGCTGGCTACTTTCAAAAAAGGTATTGCCATGAACAAGACAAGCGAATACTCGGAGAAAATAACCGCTCTCGATGCTGTTCGTAGCAAAGCGTTTCGGAATTTTATAGGCTGTATCCAGGGAGAGACCCATCGGCCCGAAGAAGACCATCGCGAAGCTGCAAGACGTCTGTTTATTCTGCTCAAACCCTATAATAACCTGAATAGAAAGAGCTATCGGAACAAAACCGAGCTGATGTACAAGCTGGTGGAGGTATTGCGAAGCGACAAACATGCTTCCGACGTGCAGACCGTAAATGTATCTGCTTGGATCGATAAGATGGATAACGCGAATAAGGCATTCGATCAGCTGTTCGACCTAAGAGACAATACGGAGGGTGAGCGTCTGATCATCAACAACCGTGAAATGCGGCATAGGATAAGGCTGCACTACAATCGCCTCCTTGAAATCATAGAAGCTCTGCTTGTCTTGCATGCGGATAGGCCGTTGGAGGGATTCGTGGGCCGTCACAATGAGCGAGTGGCCAAGATGAAAGCACTCTTTGCCCTTCGTGCTTCCATCGGAACGAAATCGACCCGGGAGAAGCGGGATGTATTGCGCAGCCTTGCTATCGGTCTCGGTTGGTCGTTACCTGCCGGACAGGAAGATTTCGAATTTTTCGCCGGTACGCGTATCCTTCATCCGACCGAACATCGCTGGTACTGTCTCGGCAAGAAGGATAATATAATTACTCTGGTTCTATACAAAGGGAAGAAAAAACAGTCCTCATCCTCTTCTTCCAATAGCTCAGTCGATCTGCCCGATCTTCCCGCTCCTCCTCCATCCCAGCCCGATAACGGTTCGTCCGGAGGCGGCGGCGAGCAAGGCGGCGGCGGAAGCGGCGGTCTGTAG